A region from the Salvia splendens isolate huo1 chromosome 15, SspV2, whole genome shotgun sequence genome encodes:
- the LOC121768310 gene encoding DNA topoisomerase 1-like isoform X2 produces the protein MDASVVKVMGMTWYRGQFSQLQNRAFRSYPPRICLKCPSVQAERSKRSPVRAGISCALKLKTGTKIYPLRSCASVSSPFSASRAMASIGCELLNSGMPINVSFYGLVGGPWATSYASNIISRSYSHTAKAGTRNRIISTEGGSSGKNTTDAAEVPDSSKKISGAKEVRKGKSKSKNKQPKVPPESNLTVAEVVESVDTPKTVQKKVKRSPARKKKPSVESSSLPKPNEDFTGKSNLKVSPTPTSCLVSKATSQGGKAWPQLYPPISKSVVVVESVTKAKVIQGYLGDMYEVLPSYGHVRDLAARSGSVRPDDDFSMVWEVPSPAWSHLKSIKVALSGAQNLILASDPDREGEAIAWHLIEMLQQQDALREDVSIARVVFNEITESSIKSSLQAPRNIDADLVHAYLARRALDYLIGFNVSPLLWRKLPGCQSAGRVQSAALALICDREKEIDDFKSTEYWTINAYFQNNNLNSTNNATVTSHLTHFDSKKLNQLSISSDVEAKSIEEKINLSKFEVIGSKTSKTRRNPPMPYITSTIQQDAANKLNFSASYTMKVAQKLYEGVELSDGKATGLITYMRTDGLHLSDEAAKSIQNFVVEKYGPNFATKSTRKYFKKVKNAQEAHEAIRPTDIRRVPSSLAGVLDADSLNLYTLIWCRTMACQMEPAIIEQLRCDIGNADQSIVFRSTCSRVEFLGYQAAYADAETIRVRHIDDDGGHRNDVFEILSKLKYGQPLYLTSVELDEHHTEPLPRYSEGSLVKKLEELGIGRPSTYATTIKVLKDRKYITMKSRALIPEFRGRMVSAFLSHYFSEVTDYSFTADMEAELDNVSGGITEWKGLLKDYWTRFSKYCESASGVHIHQVEKMLEKTFGDFLFSSLRDRNRTCPSCLAGTLVFKVSRFGAGYFIGCDQHPKCKYIAQTLYGEDNDNDIQDQQKRSVEEPKLLGLHPASQDKILLKCGPYGHYVQLGEDRKGHPPKRASLSHIKDVASVTLDIAIDLLQYPVTLGNHPDDSQPVILKLAKGGFSVRHRRTIAPVPKNLKPSEITLEKGLELLNGKDVKRCGRPKQKKSAEPAEAM, from the exons ATGGATGCATCAGTAGTGAAGGTTATGGGCATGACATGGTATCGTGGTCAATTTTCTCAG TTGCAGAACCGGGCATTTAGAAGTTACCCGCCTCGAATCTGTTTAAAGTGTCCATCTGTACAGGCTGAAAGATCGAAACGATCTCCAGTGAGAGCTGGGATATCATGTGCTCTAAAACTAAAAACAGGAACGAAAATATACCCACTACGAAGTTGCGCTAGTGTCTCATCCCCTTTCTCTGCATCTAGAGCCATGGCATCCATTGGATGTGAGCTTTTGAACTCTGGGATGCCCATAAATGTTTCCTTTTATGGGTTAGTAGGTGGACCATGGGCGACTAGTTATGCTAGTAATATCATCAGCAGGTCATATTCCCACACAGCAAAGGCGGGTACACGAAATCGTATTATTTCAACGGAAGGAGGGAGCAGTGGGAAGAATACTACTGATGCTGCAGAGGTGCCAGATAGCTCCAAAAAGATATCTGGGGCCAAAGAGGTTAGAAAAggcaaaagcaaaagtaaaaacaaacagcCTAAAGTACCCCCAGAG TCTAATTTGACAGTAGCAGAAGTGGTTGAAAGCGTTGATACACCTAAGACAGTTCAAAAGAAAGTGAAGAGGAGCCCTGCTAGAAAGAAAAAACCTAGTGTGGAATCTAGTTCTCTTCCCAAACCCAATGAAGATTTTACAGGAAAATCAAATCTCAAGGTTTCGCCTACCCCAACTTCTTGCCTAGTCTCTAAAGCAACGTCTCAAGGCGGAAAGGCTTGGCCTCAATTATATCCGCCTATTAGTAAATCTGTTGTAGTGGTTGAGTCAGTCACGAAGGCAAAAGTCATTCAAGGGTACCTTGGTGATATGTATGAAGTCCTTCCGAGTTATGGCCATGTAAGGGATTTGGCTGCAAGATCAGGATCGGTACGACCTGATGATGACTTCAGTATGGTGTGGGAAGTCCCATCTCCCGCCTGGTCTCATCTTAAGAGTATCAAGGTTGCATTGAGTGG GGCGCAAAATCTTATTCTTGCCTCAGACCCTGATCGTGAAGGAGAGGCTATTGCCTGGCACCTAATTGAGATGTTGCAGCAACAGGATGCACTTCGTGAAGATGTCAGCATTGCTAGAGTTGTTTTCAATGAAATTACTGAATCATCTATTAAAAGTTCTCTTCAAGCTCCACGGAACATAGATGCTGATTTGGTGCATGCTTATCTTGCTCGGCGTGCTCTTGATTACTTGATTGGCTTCAATGTTTCTCCTCTGCTTTGGAGGAAACTACCAGGTTGCCAGTCTGCTGGACGTGTCCAATCTGCTGCTTTAGCTCTCATATGTGATAGAGAAAAGGAGATAGATGATTTTAAATCTACAGAGTACTGGACTATCAATGCTTACTTCCAGAATAACAATCTGAACTCAACCAACAATGCCACTGTCACTTCACATCTAACACATTTTGATTCCAAAAAGCTGAATCAGTTGTCAATCAGCTCTGACGTGGAGGCAAAAAGTATTGAAGAGAAGATTAATCTATCCAAGTTTGAAGTGATTGGTTCTAAAACCAGCAAAACCCGTAGAAACCCGCCCATGCCGTATATAACATCAACAATCCAGCAAGACGCAGCAAACAAATTAAACTTTTCAGCTTCATATACCATGAAAGTAGCACAAAAGCTTTACGAGGGAGTTGAATTATCAGATGGAAAGGCCACTGGACTGATAACTTACATGAGAACTGATGGCTTACACTTATCTGATGAAGCTGCGAAGAGCATTCAAAACTTTGTTGTTGAAAAATATGGGCCGAATTTTGCAACAAAGTCTACTCGCAAGTATTTTAAGAAGGTTAAAAATGCTCAGGAGGCCCATGAAGCCATTAGACCCACTGATATCCGTAGAGTACCGTCAAGCCTTGCTGGGGTTCTTGATGCAGATTCCCTGAATTTATATACTCTTATATGGTGTCGGACGATGGCATGCCAAATGGAACCTGCCATCATTGAGCAGTTGCGATGTGATATCGGAAATGCCGATCAATCCATTGTGTTTCGTTCTACATGCTCTAGGGTTGAATTTTTGGGATATCAGGCAGCTTATGCGGATGCTGAAACCATCAGAGTTAGACATATTGACGATGATGGTGGTCATCGTAATGATGTATTTGAGATATTGAGTAAATTGAAATATGGTCAGCCATTATACTTGACTAGTGTAGAGCTTGATGAACACCATACAGAGCCTCTGCCCCGCTATTCTGAGGGCTCACTAGTAAAAAAGCTAGAGGAACTCGGTATCGGAAGACCTTCTACATATGCAACCACTATTAAGGTGCTAAAAGATAGAAAATATATAACAATGAAAAGTAGGGCATTGATTCCTGAATTTCGTGGTCGCATGGTCTCAGCATTTCTTTCACATTATTTTTCGGAGGTGACAGATTACAGTTTTACTGCTGATATGGAGGCTGAACTTGATAATGTATCTGGTGGAATAACTGAATGGAAAGGCCTTCTGAAAGATTATTGGACTAGATTTAGCAAGTACTGTGAGAGTGCTAGTGGTGTCCACATCCATCAGGTTGAGAAAATGTTGGAAAAAACATTTGGTGACTTCTTATTTTCTTCTCTTCGTGACAGAAATAGGACTTGCCCAAGCTGTCTGGCTGGGACATTAGTCTTCAAAGTTAGCAGGTTTGGTGCAGGATACTTTATTGGTTGTGATCAACACCCAAAATGCAA GTATATTGCTCAAACACTCTATGGTGAAGATAATGACAATGACATCCAGGACCAACAAAAGAGAAGTGTCGAGGAGCCAAAGTTGCTGGGCTTACATCCAGCATCTCAGGATAAG ATTCTGTTGAAGTGTGGTCCATATGGACACTATGTGCAGCTTGGTGAAGACAGGAAAGGGCATCCACCCAAGCGAGCATCATTGTCTCAC ATAAAGGATGTGGCCTCCGTCACGTTGGATATTGCCATAGACTTGTTGCAGTATCCAGTAACCTTG GGAAACCACCCAGATGATAGCCAACCCGTGATTCTGAAGCTTGCAAAGGGTGGATTTTCCGTCAGACACAGGCGCACAATTGCTCCCGTTCCCAAG AATCTAAAACCCAGTGAGATAACCTTAGAGAAAGGTTTGGAACTACTAAACGGTAAAGATGTAAAGAGGTGTGGACGACCGAAGCAAAAAAAGAGTGCTGAACCGGCAGAGGCTATGTAA
- the LOC121768310 gene encoding DNA topoisomerase 1-like isoform X3 — MDASVVKVMGMTWYRGQFSQNRAFRSYPPRICLKCPSVQAERSKRSPVRAGISCALKLKTGTKIYPLRSCASVSSPFSASRAMASIGCELLNSGMPINVSFYGLVGGPWATSYASNIISRSYSHTAKAGTRNRIISTEGGSSGKNTTDAAEVPDSSKKISGAKEVRKGKSKSKNKQPKVPPEVQSNLTVAEVVESVDTPKTVQKKVKRSPARKKKPSVESSSLPKPNEDFTGKSNLKVSPTPTSCLVSKATSQGGKAWPQLYPPISKSVVVVESVTKAKVIQGYLGDMYEVLPSYGHVRDLAARSGSVRPDDDFSMVWEVPSPAWSHLKSIKVALSGAQNLILASDPDREGEAIAWHLIEMLQQQDALREDVSIARVVFNEITESSIKSSLQAPRNIDADLVHAYLARRALDYLIGFNVSPLLWRKLPGCQSAGRVQSAALALICDREKEIDDFKSTEYWTINAYFQNNNLNSTNNATVTSHLTHFDSKKLNQLSISSDVEAKSIEEKINLSKFEVIGSKTSKTRRNPPMPYITSTIQQDAANKLNFSASYTMKVAQKLYEGVELSDGKATGLITYMRTDGLHLSDEAAKSIQNFVVEKYGPNFATKSTRKYFKKVKNAQEAHEAIRPTDIRRVPSSLAGVLDADSLNLYTLIWCRTMACQMEPAIIEQLRCDIGNADQSIVFRSTCSRVEFLGYQAAYADAETIRVRHIDDDGGHRNDVFEILSKLKYGQPLYLTSVELDEHHTEPLPRYSEGSLVKKLEELGIGRPSTYATTIKVLKDRKYITMKSRALIPEFRGRMVSAFLSHYFSEVTDYSFTADMEAELDNVSGGITEWKGLLKDYWTRFSKYCESASGVHIHQVEKMLEKTFGDFLFSSLRDRNRTCPSCLAGTLVFKVSRFGAGYFIGCDQHPKCKYIAQTLYGEDNDNDIQDQQKRSVEEPKLLGLHPASQDKILLKCGPYGHYVQLGEDRKGHPPKRASLSHIKDVASVTLDIAIDLLQYPVTLGNHPDDSQPVILKLAKGGFSVRHRRTIAPVPKNLKPSEITLEKGLELLNGKDVKRCGRPKQKKSAEPAEAM; from the exons ATGGATGCATCAGTAGTGAAGGTTATGGGCATGACATGGTATCGTGGTCAATTTTCTCAG AACCGGGCATTTAGAAGTTACCCGCCTCGAATCTGTTTAAAGTGTCCATCTGTACAGGCTGAAAGATCGAAACGATCTCCAGTGAGAGCTGGGATATCATGTGCTCTAAAACTAAAAACAGGAACGAAAATATACCCACTACGAAGTTGCGCTAGTGTCTCATCCCCTTTCTCTGCATCTAGAGCCATGGCATCCATTGGATGTGAGCTTTTGAACTCTGGGATGCCCATAAATGTTTCCTTTTATGGGTTAGTAGGTGGACCATGGGCGACTAGTTATGCTAGTAATATCATCAGCAGGTCATATTCCCACACAGCAAAGGCGGGTACACGAAATCGTATTATTTCAACGGAAGGAGGGAGCAGTGGGAAGAATACTACTGATGCTGCAGAGGTGCCAGATAGCTCCAAAAAGATATCTGGGGCCAAAGAGGTTAGAAAAggcaaaagcaaaagtaaaaacaaacagcCTAAAGTACCCCCAGAG GTGCAGTCTAATTTGACAGTAGCAGAAGTGGTTGAAAGCGTTGATACACCTAAGACAGTTCAAAAGAAAGTGAAGAGGAGCCCTGCTAGAAAGAAAAAACCTAGTGTGGAATCTAGTTCTCTTCCCAAACCCAATGAAGATTTTACAGGAAAATCAAATCTCAAGGTTTCGCCTACCCCAACTTCTTGCCTAGTCTCTAAAGCAACGTCTCAAGGCGGAAAGGCTTGGCCTCAATTATATCCGCCTATTAGTAAATCTGTTGTAGTGGTTGAGTCAGTCACGAAGGCAAAAGTCATTCAAGGGTACCTTGGTGATATGTATGAAGTCCTTCCGAGTTATGGCCATGTAAGGGATTTGGCTGCAAGATCAGGATCGGTACGACCTGATGATGACTTCAGTATGGTGTGGGAAGTCCCATCTCCCGCCTGGTCTCATCTTAAGAGTATCAAGGTTGCATTGAGTGG GGCGCAAAATCTTATTCTTGCCTCAGACCCTGATCGTGAAGGAGAGGCTATTGCCTGGCACCTAATTGAGATGTTGCAGCAACAGGATGCACTTCGTGAAGATGTCAGCATTGCTAGAGTTGTTTTCAATGAAATTACTGAATCATCTATTAAAAGTTCTCTTCAAGCTCCACGGAACATAGATGCTGATTTGGTGCATGCTTATCTTGCTCGGCGTGCTCTTGATTACTTGATTGGCTTCAATGTTTCTCCTCTGCTTTGGAGGAAACTACCAGGTTGCCAGTCTGCTGGACGTGTCCAATCTGCTGCTTTAGCTCTCATATGTGATAGAGAAAAGGAGATAGATGATTTTAAATCTACAGAGTACTGGACTATCAATGCTTACTTCCAGAATAACAATCTGAACTCAACCAACAATGCCACTGTCACTTCACATCTAACACATTTTGATTCCAAAAAGCTGAATCAGTTGTCAATCAGCTCTGACGTGGAGGCAAAAAGTATTGAAGAGAAGATTAATCTATCCAAGTTTGAAGTGATTGGTTCTAAAACCAGCAAAACCCGTAGAAACCCGCCCATGCCGTATATAACATCAACAATCCAGCAAGACGCAGCAAACAAATTAAACTTTTCAGCTTCATATACCATGAAAGTAGCACAAAAGCTTTACGAGGGAGTTGAATTATCAGATGGAAAGGCCACTGGACTGATAACTTACATGAGAACTGATGGCTTACACTTATCTGATGAAGCTGCGAAGAGCATTCAAAACTTTGTTGTTGAAAAATATGGGCCGAATTTTGCAACAAAGTCTACTCGCAAGTATTTTAAGAAGGTTAAAAATGCTCAGGAGGCCCATGAAGCCATTAGACCCACTGATATCCGTAGAGTACCGTCAAGCCTTGCTGGGGTTCTTGATGCAGATTCCCTGAATTTATATACTCTTATATGGTGTCGGACGATGGCATGCCAAATGGAACCTGCCATCATTGAGCAGTTGCGATGTGATATCGGAAATGCCGATCAATCCATTGTGTTTCGTTCTACATGCTCTAGGGTTGAATTTTTGGGATATCAGGCAGCTTATGCGGATGCTGAAACCATCAGAGTTAGACATATTGACGATGATGGTGGTCATCGTAATGATGTATTTGAGATATTGAGTAAATTGAAATATGGTCAGCCATTATACTTGACTAGTGTAGAGCTTGATGAACACCATACAGAGCCTCTGCCCCGCTATTCTGAGGGCTCACTAGTAAAAAAGCTAGAGGAACTCGGTATCGGAAGACCTTCTACATATGCAACCACTATTAAGGTGCTAAAAGATAGAAAATATATAACAATGAAAAGTAGGGCATTGATTCCTGAATTTCGTGGTCGCATGGTCTCAGCATTTCTTTCACATTATTTTTCGGAGGTGACAGATTACAGTTTTACTGCTGATATGGAGGCTGAACTTGATAATGTATCTGGTGGAATAACTGAATGGAAAGGCCTTCTGAAAGATTATTGGACTAGATTTAGCAAGTACTGTGAGAGTGCTAGTGGTGTCCACATCCATCAGGTTGAGAAAATGTTGGAAAAAACATTTGGTGACTTCTTATTTTCTTCTCTTCGTGACAGAAATAGGACTTGCCCAAGCTGTCTGGCTGGGACATTAGTCTTCAAAGTTAGCAGGTTTGGTGCAGGATACTTTATTGGTTGTGATCAACACCCAAAATGCAA GTATATTGCTCAAACACTCTATGGTGAAGATAATGACAATGACATCCAGGACCAACAAAAGAGAAGTGTCGAGGAGCCAAAGTTGCTGGGCTTACATCCAGCATCTCAGGATAAG ATTCTGTTGAAGTGTGGTCCATATGGACACTATGTGCAGCTTGGTGAAGACAGGAAAGGGCATCCACCCAAGCGAGCATCATTGTCTCAC ATAAAGGATGTGGCCTCCGTCACGTTGGATATTGCCATAGACTTGTTGCAGTATCCAGTAACCTTG GGAAACCACCCAGATGATAGCCAACCCGTGATTCTGAAGCTTGCAAAGGGTGGATTTTCCGTCAGACACAGGCGCACAATTGCTCCCGTTCCCAAG AATCTAAAACCCAGTGAGATAACCTTAGAGAAAGGTTTGGAACTACTAAACGGTAAAGATGTAAAGAGGTGTGGACGACCGAAGCAAAAAAAGAGTGCTGAACCGGCAGAGGCTATGTAA
- the LOC121768310 gene encoding DNA topoisomerase 1-like isoform X4 has protein sequence MDASVVKVMGMTWYRGQFSQAERSKRSPVRAGISCALKLKTGTKIYPLRSCASVSSPFSASRAMASIGCELLNSGMPINVSFYGLVGGPWATSYASNIISRSYSHTAKAGTRNRIISTEGGSSGKNTTDAAEVPDSSKKISGAKEVRKGKSKSKNKQPKVPPEVQSNLTVAEVVESVDTPKTVQKKVKRSPARKKKPSVESSSLPKPNEDFTGKSNLKVSPTPTSCLVSKATSQGGKAWPQLYPPISKSVVVVESVTKAKVIQGYLGDMYEVLPSYGHVRDLAARSGSVRPDDDFSMVWEVPSPAWSHLKSIKVALSGAQNLILASDPDREGEAIAWHLIEMLQQQDALREDVSIARVVFNEITESSIKSSLQAPRNIDADLVHAYLARRALDYLIGFNVSPLLWRKLPGCQSAGRVQSAALALICDREKEIDDFKSTEYWTINAYFQNNNLNSTNNATVTSHLTHFDSKKLNQLSISSDVEAKSIEEKINLSKFEVIGSKTSKTRRNPPMPYITSTIQQDAANKLNFSASYTMKVAQKLYEGVELSDGKATGLITYMRTDGLHLSDEAAKSIQNFVVEKYGPNFATKSTRKYFKKVKNAQEAHEAIRPTDIRRVPSSLAGVLDADSLNLYTLIWCRTMACQMEPAIIEQLRCDIGNADQSIVFRSTCSRVEFLGYQAAYADAETIRVRHIDDDGGHRNDVFEILSKLKYGQPLYLTSVELDEHHTEPLPRYSEGSLVKKLEELGIGRPSTYATTIKVLKDRKYITMKSRALIPEFRGRMVSAFLSHYFSEVTDYSFTADMEAELDNVSGGITEWKGLLKDYWTRFSKYCESASGVHIHQVEKMLEKTFGDFLFSSLRDRNRTCPSCLAGTLVFKVSRFGAGYFIGCDQHPKCKYIAQTLYGEDNDNDIQDQQKRSVEEPKLLGLHPASQDKILLKCGPYGHYVQLGEDRKGHPPKRASLSHIKDVASVTLDIAIDLLQYPVTLGNHPDDSQPVILKLAKGGFSVRHRRTIAPVPKNLKPSEITLEKGLELLNGKDVKRCGRPKQKKSAEPAEAM, from the exons ATGGATGCATCAGTAGTGAAGGTTATGGGCATGACATGGTATCGTGGTCAATTTTCTCAG GCTGAAAGATCGAAACGATCTCCAGTGAGAGCTGGGATATCATGTGCTCTAAAACTAAAAACAGGAACGAAAATATACCCACTACGAAGTTGCGCTAGTGTCTCATCCCCTTTCTCTGCATCTAGAGCCATGGCATCCATTGGATGTGAGCTTTTGAACTCTGGGATGCCCATAAATGTTTCCTTTTATGGGTTAGTAGGTGGACCATGGGCGACTAGTTATGCTAGTAATATCATCAGCAGGTCATATTCCCACACAGCAAAGGCGGGTACACGAAATCGTATTATTTCAACGGAAGGAGGGAGCAGTGGGAAGAATACTACTGATGCTGCAGAGGTGCCAGATAGCTCCAAAAAGATATCTGGGGCCAAAGAGGTTAGAAAAggcaaaagcaaaagtaaaaacaaacagcCTAAAGTACCCCCAGAG GTGCAGTCTAATTTGACAGTAGCAGAAGTGGTTGAAAGCGTTGATACACCTAAGACAGTTCAAAAGAAAGTGAAGAGGAGCCCTGCTAGAAAGAAAAAACCTAGTGTGGAATCTAGTTCTCTTCCCAAACCCAATGAAGATTTTACAGGAAAATCAAATCTCAAGGTTTCGCCTACCCCAACTTCTTGCCTAGTCTCTAAAGCAACGTCTCAAGGCGGAAAGGCTTGGCCTCAATTATATCCGCCTATTAGTAAATCTGTTGTAGTGGTTGAGTCAGTCACGAAGGCAAAAGTCATTCAAGGGTACCTTGGTGATATGTATGAAGTCCTTCCGAGTTATGGCCATGTAAGGGATTTGGCTGCAAGATCAGGATCGGTACGACCTGATGATGACTTCAGTATGGTGTGGGAAGTCCCATCTCCCGCCTGGTCTCATCTTAAGAGTATCAAGGTTGCATTGAGTGG GGCGCAAAATCTTATTCTTGCCTCAGACCCTGATCGTGAAGGAGAGGCTATTGCCTGGCACCTAATTGAGATGTTGCAGCAACAGGATGCACTTCGTGAAGATGTCAGCATTGCTAGAGTTGTTTTCAATGAAATTACTGAATCATCTATTAAAAGTTCTCTTCAAGCTCCACGGAACATAGATGCTGATTTGGTGCATGCTTATCTTGCTCGGCGTGCTCTTGATTACTTGATTGGCTTCAATGTTTCTCCTCTGCTTTGGAGGAAACTACCAGGTTGCCAGTCTGCTGGACGTGTCCAATCTGCTGCTTTAGCTCTCATATGTGATAGAGAAAAGGAGATAGATGATTTTAAATCTACAGAGTACTGGACTATCAATGCTTACTTCCAGAATAACAATCTGAACTCAACCAACAATGCCACTGTCACTTCACATCTAACACATTTTGATTCCAAAAAGCTGAATCAGTTGTCAATCAGCTCTGACGTGGAGGCAAAAAGTATTGAAGAGAAGATTAATCTATCCAAGTTTGAAGTGATTGGTTCTAAAACCAGCAAAACCCGTAGAAACCCGCCCATGCCGTATATAACATCAACAATCCAGCAAGACGCAGCAAACAAATTAAACTTTTCAGCTTCATATACCATGAAAGTAGCACAAAAGCTTTACGAGGGAGTTGAATTATCAGATGGAAAGGCCACTGGACTGATAACTTACATGAGAACTGATGGCTTACACTTATCTGATGAAGCTGCGAAGAGCATTCAAAACTTTGTTGTTGAAAAATATGGGCCGAATTTTGCAACAAAGTCTACTCGCAAGTATTTTAAGAAGGTTAAAAATGCTCAGGAGGCCCATGAAGCCATTAGACCCACTGATATCCGTAGAGTACCGTCAAGCCTTGCTGGGGTTCTTGATGCAGATTCCCTGAATTTATATACTCTTATATGGTGTCGGACGATGGCATGCCAAATGGAACCTGCCATCATTGAGCAGTTGCGATGTGATATCGGAAATGCCGATCAATCCATTGTGTTTCGTTCTACATGCTCTAGGGTTGAATTTTTGGGATATCAGGCAGCTTATGCGGATGCTGAAACCATCAGAGTTAGACATATTGACGATGATGGTGGTCATCGTAATGATGTATTTGAGATATTGAGTAAATTGAAATATGGTCAGCCATTATACTTGACTAGTGTAGAGCTTGATGAACACCATACAGAGCCTCTGCCCCGCTATTCTGAGGGCTCACTAGTAAAAAAGCTAGAGGAACTCGGTATCGGAAGACCTTCTACATATGCAACCACTATTAAGGTGCTAAAAGATAGAAAATATATAACAATGAAAAGTAGGGCATTGATTCCTGAATTTCGTGGTCGCATGGTCTCAGCATTTCTTTCACATTATTTTTCGGAGGTGACAGATTACAGTTTTACTGCTGATATGGAGGCTGAACTTGATAATGTATCTGGTGGAATAACTGAATGGAAAGGCCTTCTGAAAGATTATTGGACTAGATTTAGCAAGTACTGTGAGAGTGCTAGTGGTGTCCACATCCATCAGGTTGAGAAAATGTTGGAAAAAACATTTGGTGACTTCTTATTTTCTTCTCTTCGTGACAGAAATAGGACTTGCCCAAGCTGTCTGGCTGGGACATTAGTCTTCAAAGTTAGCAGGTTTGGTGCAGGATACTTTATTGGTTGTGATCAACACCCAAAATGCAA GTATATTGCTCAAACACTCTATGGTGAAGATAATGACAATGACATCCAGGACCAACAAAAGAGAAGTGTCGAGGAGCCAAAGTTGCTGGGCTTACATCCAGCATCTCAGGATAAG ATTCTGTTGAAGTGTGGTCCATATGGACACTATGTGCAGCTTGGTGAAGACAGGAAAGGGCATCCACCCAAGCGAGCATCATTGTCTCAC ATAAAGGATGTGGCCTCCGTCACGTTGGATATTGCCATAGACTTGTTGCAGTATCCAGTAACCTTG GGAAACCACCCAGATGATAGCCAACCCGTGATTCTGAAGCTTGCAAAGGGTGGATTTTCCGTCAGACACAGGCGCACAATTGCTCCCGTTCCCAAG AATCTAAAACCCAGTGAGATAACCTTAGAGAAAGGTTTGGAACTACTAAACGGTAAAGATGTAAAGAGGTGTGGACGACCGAAGCAAAAAAAGAGTGCTGAACCGGCAGAGGCTATGTAA